The following is a genomic window from Pyxidicoccus trucidator.
TGAGCGCGGATGTTGCGCTCGAACTCGCTCCTGAAGGAGACATACTGGCCCAGCCGGCCCTCGAAGCCGAAGCGCGTGAGGGCCACCGTCGTGGCCCGGCTCTCGCGGCTGGTGTTGAGCGTCTGGATGAGGTTCTCCACGTGGATGCCACCCGCGAGCGCGAGGATGGGCTTCACGTAGAACGACTCGTTGCCCACCGCGATGCGCGGCCTCACGGTGGGGGGCGGCCGGGCGTCGACCACCTCCGAGGTGCCCGCCATCTCCTCGGCGGTGACGGGCTTCTCGACCGGAGCGTCCGGTCCGGACGCCGGAGCCCCGCTGGTGGGGGCGGCCTCGGCGGCCTGGGGAGCCTCGGGTGCGGGAGCCGCGGGAGCGGCCTCGGTGGCAGCGGGGGCGGGCGTCTGGGCCCAGGCGGCCGGCACGGTGCCCAGGGCCAGCGCGCAGAGGGACGCGGTGAAGGGGAATCGCTTCATTGGGTGGGCTCGGGAAGGGGAGGGGGGAACGACGAGCCGGCCCCGCCGCGTACACCACGGCGGGGCCGGCCCTGCTGCTTGGAGGGAAGGTGAGGAGCGCTACTCGGCCAGGTACCGCAGCGTCAGGTCCACGCCCGCGTTGGAGCGCATGGAGCCGAAGTGGTTGGCGATGAAGCCGTTCACGAAGTAGCCGCTGGTGTCGTAGTCGTTCAGCGTGGTGAGCGTGTTCGTCACGCAGCCATCCATCTCGATGCGAGAGGCCGCCTCCGAGACGTAGAAGTCCTGGTAGTTCGTGCCCTTCGTCTTATCCGTCATGGTGAGCGTGTAGTACTTCACCACGTTGTTGCCGCACTGGCCCGTCTTGCCGAAGGCGTAGTCACCGTCCGCGCAAGGCGTGGCGAAGAGGTCCCGGGGACCGTTGAGCGGCTTGTGGAAGTACGTCTGCACGTAATTGGAGCGGCTGCCCATCTCACAGACGATGGTGCCGCGCATGGTGTCGTTGGCGGCGCACAGCGAGTTGGGCTGGGTGTCGTAGGTGGAGACGCCGTGGTTGGCGCCCGAGCCGAGGATGACGTGGCTCAGCTGGGGGAACGGGTTGATGCCACCCGAGCGGCCCGAGCTCCACTCCACGTAGAGGCGGCGCACGGCGTCGCGCGCGACGGTGACGCCCAGCGAGTGGCCGACGAGGGCCACCTTGCGGTTGGGGTTGTTCCTCATCACCGCCTTGACGAGCGACTGGAGGATGGGCGTCGCCCAGCCGTGGTCGATGTTGCCCGAGGAGTTCTGCGTGCTGGCGTTCGCGGACGGGTCGATGCTGGTGACGACGTCCGTGCGGAAGTCCACGGCGATGACGCGGAAGCGCTGCGCGATGAGCTTCTCGGCCAGCTGATCCCGGGAGGTGGAGTCCGCGGTGAACTGGACGTTCTCCGTGGCCGTGTTGACGGGCGTGCCCGGCGTCAGGAGGAACTTCTCCCAGGTGTGCGGGCGGGTGGAGTTGCCGTGCACCAGGATGACGATGGGCTTGGAGGAGTCCTCGGAGTTCTGCGTGTACTCCTTGGCAGCGCAGGGGTAGCCCTCGATCTTCGCCTTGTCCCCGTCGATGAAGCCGGTGGCGGCGTTGGGACCGCCGAACGCCGAGTTGCCGGTCCACTTGCCGTCGTTGTTGCCGTCCTTGTACGGCGTGGTGCCGGCGGTATTGGTCTTGTCGTAGTAGAGGTTCGTCACCGAGCAGCCCGGGTGGTTCGTCAGCGGGCGGTACTTGCCGTCATAGGTACGGTAGTTGTCCTGGTTCTGCGGCACCGTGGTGGTGATCTCCGCCATCTCCGGCGCGTCCTGGATGGACCAGGTGGAGATGTCGATGCCCGCCGCTTGTACCTCGGCGGTCTTCGAGGCGATGCGCTCGCGACATGCCACCACCTCGGCCGGGGTCTCCACGACGGGAGGCGGATCCTCGCCGACCTCCTGGTTCGAACACGCCAGCCCGCACAGCCCGAAGACCGCCGCCACAGCACGAATACTCATGCGATGCGTTGCCATTTGTAGCTCCGTTGCAATCGCTTACAGGGTTCAGTGGAAGTGCGGGTGCTTCCCTCCGGCGCGCTACATCCGGTGGTGGGAGGTCCCGGCCTGCGGCGTGGACGAAGCGCACCGCAAGTGGGGCGATTCGTACCAAACGCGGACCTCGGGGAGCAAATCAGACTTGAAGACTGATTCAGATTTCGGCCGCTCCAAGTTGAAGGGTGATTCAGTATTGCGGTGCGTCACGTGCCGAAGTTGAAGGGTGATTCAGTATTGCGGTGCGTCAGGGGTTGTTCGGGGGTGGGGTGCGCGTCGCGGTGCGTCAGGCTTTGCGAAGCAGGGCGCGCATCGCGGCGCGTCACGGGTGTAGGTTCCTTCCGCTGGACATGGACCTCTCCAGGAAGGCGCGCACCGATGAATCCCCGTCACCTCAGCCGGGGCGAGTTCCTCGCCCTCACCGGCCTGCTGTCCGGCTCCGCGTTGCTGCGAGGCACCGCCGAGGCCGCCACGCCTCCGGCGCCCACGCCCGCTGGCAAGGGCGCGCCTGGCCCGGGGCCTTCCCGGGAGGAGATGGAGAAGGTGCGCCGCGAGTGCCGCGCCTCGCTGACGTCCGGCATGCCCGTCAACGCGGGCGACGAGCTCATCCGCATCGGTGAGTGGGTGAAGCGGCAGGGCGTGTCGCGGGACTTCTATGGGAACGGGGAGTTCGTCCAGTCCTTCGAGAAGCGCGTGGCGGGCCTGCTCGGCTTCGAGGACGGGTGCTACATGCCCACCGGCACCATGGGCCAGCTCGCGGTGCTGCGCATGTACGCGGACGCGAGCGGCAACCGGCGCGTGGGCCTGCACCCCTCGTCGCACCACGTGCTGCACGAGAGCGACGCCCACGCGGTGATGCACGGGCTGCGCGAGGTGCTCATCTCACCGTGGACGCGGCCGCTGCTGGCCAGTGACGTGCGCGACGCGAAGGACCCTCTTGGCACGGTCAGCGTCGAGCTGCCGGTGCGGTGGCTGGGCGGACAGCTCCAGACGTGGGAGCAGCTGGAGGAGCTGAAGCGCACCTGCCGTGAGAAGGGCGTGAAGCTCCACATGGACGGTGCGCGGCTGTGGGAGTGCCAGCCCTACTACGGCCGCTCGTACGCGGTCATCTGCCGGGGCTTCGACTCCGTCTACGTGTCCTTCTACAAGATGGTGGGCGCGCTGGGCGGGGCCATGGTGCTGGGCAGCAGCGACTTCGTCCGCACCGCGCGCACCTGGCGGCACCGGCACGGCGGCAACCTCTACCAGATGCTGCCTTATGTCGCGTCCGCGGCCATGCGCCTGGACGACGTGCTCGCCCGCATCCCCGGGTACGTGAAGCGAGCGAAGTCGCTCACCGAGGCGCTGGCGGCGGACTCGCGGCTGACGGTGCTGCCCCGGCCCGTGCAGACGAACATGTTCCGCGTCTTCCTGCGCGGTGACCCGGCGGCGCTGACGCGCCAGCGAGACAGAATCGCCCGCGAGGACAAGGTCTGGGTGGCGGGGGGCTTCAGTCCCACGCGCGTGCCCGGCGTCGTGGAGACGGAGCTGCAGGTGGGGGAGGGGCTGGGAGACATCAAGGACGCGGACATGGCCCGCGCCTTCTCGCGGCTGTGCGACGCGGCCGGCTGAGTGGAGGGCAGGCAGCCGGGCGGCCATGAAACGAAGCGCGCCCGACACTCCGTGGGCGCGGTGGGTTGCGGAGGCTCCGGCCTGCGTTACCTCAAGTACATGACCGAGGTTCAGACGACATCATCGCGCGACTACAAGATTCCGGAGGGCTGCCCCGTCTGCGCGGCGGACCTTCCGGTGCGTGTGTCCGCGTCCGGGCCGAGCGCCGTCTGCAAGCACTGCGGGTGGTTCGGCCGTCCCACCCTCACCGTGACCCACAGCGGGTTCCGCGTCTCCGTCGAGGGGGAGAAGGCGTAGCCCCGAGGCCCGCCCTGACCTACCGGCGGGCGGATTCCAGGTGGTCCACCCGGCGCAACTCCGGGAAGAGCCAGGCCCAGAGCGCCACCACCACCAGCGTGCCCACCGCGCCCGCCACTACGGCGTGGACGGCGCCCACGCTCTCGGCGAGCCCGCCCGCGCGGAACTCGCCCAGCTCGTTGGAGGCGCCGATGCACATCAGGTTCACCGCGCCCACACGGCCGCGCATGTCGTCCGGCGTGGCCACCAACTCCAGCGTGTGCCGCACCACCACGCTGACCATGTCCGCGGCGCCCGCCACCGCCAGGGCCAGCAGGGACAGGGGCAGCGAGCGACTCACCCCGAAGACGAGCGTGGCGAGCCCGAAGATGGCCACCGCCCCGAACATCTTCCACCCGGCCCGGCCCCCCACGGGACGCAGCGCGAGGAAGACGGCCACCAGCGCGGCGCCCACCGCCGGAGCGCCACGCAGCAGTCCCAGCCCCCACGGCCCCGTGTGCAGCACGTCCCGCGCGTAGATGGGCAGCAGCGCCACCGCGCCGCCCATCAGCACGGCGAACAGGTCCAGGGTGATGCTGCCCAGCAGCATCCGCTGCCGGCGCACGAAGCGCAGCCCCGCCACCAGCGTGGCGAAGGACAGCTTCTCGCTGGAGGCGCTGCCTGTCCTCACCTTCAGCGAGAGAATCCAGCCCACCGTCAACGCGCACAGCGATGCCGAGGTGATGTAGACCCCCGCGGCGCCCAGCCAGCCGTAGAGGAGGCCGCCCACCGCCGGGCCGGCGATGGAGGCCATCTGCCAGGTGGTGGAGTTGACGGCCACCGCGCGAGTCAGCTCCTCGCGGGGAACCAGGTAGGGCGTGAGCGCGGAGCCCGCCGGCGCGTAGAAGGCGCGCGCCGTCCCGAAGAGCACCAGCACCCCGTAGACGAAGCGCACGTCGCGGATGTGCCCCAGCGTGAAGATGAGCAGCAGCAGGCTGCACAGCAGCATCACCCCCTGGCACACCGCGATGATGGCGCGCCGGTCCACCCGGTCCGCCATCTGTCCACCCAGGAGGCTGAAGGCGAGGAAGGGGAGGAACTGGGCCAGGCCCGTGTAGCCCAGCGCCAGCGCGCTCCCTGTCAGCTCGTACACCTGCCAGCCGATGGCCACGGACTCGATCTGCACGGCCAGCACCGCGCACAGGCGTGCCACCTGGAAGACGCGGAAGTCACGATGACGGAAGACCGAGCGGGAGGACGTAGCGTCGAGGGCGGTCATGCTGGGACGGCGCTCTAACGCACACGCCGCGCTCGCGCCACCCCGACACGGCGAGCCCGCCTGCCCTCAGTGAAGCAGCGGCCCGGGCACCGCCGCCGTCCGCCAGGGAAGCTCCACGGTGAAGATGGAGCCCTTCCCCGGCTCGCTGTGGACGGAGATGGTGCCGCCCATGCAGGAGAGAATCTCGCGGACGATCCACAGCCCCATCCCCAGGCCGCTGAAGTGCTGCTCGGAGACGGCGCGCTCGAAGCGCTCGAAGATGCGCGCCTGGTCCCGCTCGGCGATGCCGATGCCCTCGTCCCGCACGGAGAGCCTCGCGGCGTGCTCGTCTCCCGTCACCTGCACGGTGATGGGACGGCCCTGGCCGTACTTGACGGCGTTGGACAGGAGGTTGGTCATCACCTGCTCCAGCCGGAGCCGGTCCCACTGGCCGCGGAGGCTTCCCTCACTGCGCAGCACCAGCGTGCTGCCACTTCGCGCCAGCTCCTCACGGAAGCGCACGGACACGTCGCGGGCCACCTCCGACAGGTCCAGGTCCTCCGGGTGGAAGCGCAGGCGCCCCTCCCGGACGCGGGCGATGTCCAGCAGCTCGTCCACGAGGTGTATCAGCCGCTCCACCTGCCGCTCGACGACCTCCGCCTTGGCCATCACCCGCTCGGAGGCGTACGCCTGTCCCTCGCGGATGCGGCGCAGCAGGCTCTGTGACTGGAGCCGCAGCGTCATCAGCGGTGTGCGCAGCTCGTGCGCGGCGATGGAGAGGAACCTGTCCCTGCTGCGGACGGCGTCGACCAGCTCCTGGTTCAGCCGGGCGTTGTCCACCGCCAGCGCCACGCGGCGGGCGACGTCCCGCGCCAGCTCCACCTCCGTGTCACCGAGCCGGCGCGGAGGGACGGTGGTGAAGCCGATGGCGCCCAGCACCCGGCCCCGGCCCACGAGCGTCAGGCGGATGGAGGAGCCCGCGGCGTCTCCCAGCCGGAGGTGGCCCTCCACCGACGGAGAGCCGCCGGTGTCGGGCGCGTAGAGGGCCGGGGGCTCGGAGACGCCTCGCAGGCGCTGCTCTTCCTGGAGGTCGACGTGGGCCACCGCCTCGCGCTGGAGCCGGCCGTCTTCCTGGAGGAGGTCGAGGACGCAGCCATCCGCCACCAGGGGGACGGACAGGCGCACGGCCAGGGTGAGCGCGCGGCCCAGGTCGGCCTCCTCGGCGAGCGCGCCGCTCAGCTCCGCCAGCAGGGCGAAGCGCTGGCGCGCGGCGTCCGCCTCCACGCGCGCGGCCTCCGCGGCCCGGGCCTGGCCTTCCAGCTCGCGGGTGGCGCGCAGCTCTATCTCCGTCATCACCGAGGCCGCCAGGTCCTTGAGGATGCCCAGCTCCTCGTCCTTCCAGTCACGCGGCTTCGTGTCGATGGCGCACAGGGTGCCGAGAATCTCGCCGGACGGAGTCTTCAGCGGGTAGCCCGCATAGGCGACCACGTTGAGCTGATCCACGGCGAGGTTCTCCTTCAGCACCGGATGCTCGCGGGCGTCGTTGATGACGAGCGGCTGTCCGGTGGCCACCACGTGGATGCAGAAGGAGTAGGTGAGGGGCGTCTGCCGGACGTCGCACCACGGAGGCGGCAGGCCGACGCAGCTCTTGAAGAACTGCCTGTCCCTGTCCACCAGGGTGACGAGCGATACGGGCACATGGAGCGTCCGCGTCGTCAGGCGGGCGAGCCGGTCGAAGGCTTCCTCGGAGGGGGTATCCAGCAAGGCCGTGCGCCGCAGCGCCTCCATCCGGCGCTGGCGGCTGATGATGTGCTGGAGCTCGAGCAGCTCGCGTTCCATCCGAGTGGGCGCCTGCTGACGCGGGTCTTCAGGGGCTCCGCCCTCGAACGAGCCGTTCTCTGGGTGCATGCCGACCATGGTCGCCTCCCCCGGGCGAAGGGCAGTGCCTCCCGCTCCTCCTTCATGGTGGCCACCGTGGCGCCGGGTTGCCCGGTGCGCGCTCCGGAAGCGGACGCCCCGAAAGCCCTGGTGGAGTGCGGAGCTACCCCACGAGAACCCGGCCGCCCGGGGCAAAACGGGGAAGGAGAGCTAGAATCCAAGAAAATGATAAACCTGCATTGACCTACTTCCAGGTAGGGCTGTACACGTTTCCCGCCGTCGATTCATTCCAAGGAGACGAGTCGCCATGAGCCTCAAGCGAAGCGCCGTCGTGTTGGGAGTGTCGGGACTGCTGGCCATCCTGCCCGGCTGTGGAAGCGAGCCCGTCGAGCCGGTGGAGCCCGCCGCGAGCACGGCGGAGGACGGGCCGGATGAGCGGGGCGGCACGGTCAACCAGATGGTCTACACGGACCACGCCATCGTCACCTGTTCGAGCGCGACGATGTACGGCAACTACTCGACGACGTCGGGGCCGCAGGACCCGATTCGCGTGCTCGGCTACGGCGACAAGGTCGGCATCCGGCGGGATGCTGGCACTGCCTCCTGGGCCGTCATCCTGGACTACGGGCCGGACGACTGGGGCTACCTGCTGCGCTCGTGCATGACCCGTTGCAGCGGCCCCAACAACCCCATCGCCGGCTGCTTCTGAGCCCACCGCGCACAAGGAGGACACGATGACGATCGAGACTCCCGAGGTGGCTCTCCGTGACACCGCGCCGCTCGAGCACCGGCGCGCGCTGCTGCCGCTTCTGGCGCGCGTGGCCCTGGTCGCGCTCTGCGCGGTGGGCGCGTGGCAGGCGTTCAAGGTGACTCCGGCGTGGGCCGGGACGCGGCTGACGGTGTGCGCGCAGGACCTGTACGTCCGCGACGCGCCAGCGGGCATCTTCATCGGCACGCTGTACCAGGGGCAGACGATGGAGGTGACGAAGTACTCGCCGAGTGGCGAGTGGGCCTATGGCTTCGCCTATGGCCACGTGAACAAGTGGGGCTGGGTGCAGAACGGCTGGTTCTGCCGGTAGCCGCACGGGGCCGCGCGTGGCGTCAGTCCTCGTCGTCGCCGCGCGCGAGCCGTGCCCCCGGATGCCCGGTCGCCAGCGTCTCGTGCTCGCGCTCCTGCGTGAGCCCCGACGTGCTGGAGAGCTTCGTGTCCTCGTGCGGGTTGTCGGACCTCGCCACCGAGTGCGTGTGTGCCCGCTCGGGCCGCGCCTCGGACAGCGGGTGCTGGCTGCCTGGCCGGCCCCCGGACAGGGTGTGACGGCGGGCGGGGTCGAGGTGGACGTACTCGAACCGCTCCCGGGACTCGCGGGGGGTGAACAGGGCGCCAAGTGGCCCGGGCAGGTCCTCGTGGAGCCGGTGCAGCGCCGCCTCGGAGAGCGCCTCGGCCAGCACCTGGCAGACGACGCCCGTGTGCTCCACGGCGAAGCCCCGGCGGACGTGCTCCCGCCCCGCGACGCGCACGTACAGCTCCGTGAGGTCGAAGTCCTGGCCGTGCGCTCCGCTCCTCAGCATTCCGGTGATGGGAGCGGGGAGGTCCTCGGCGAGCACCTGGAGCTCGCCCCGGGTGAGCCGCGCGCCCACGACTTCGAGCACGGCACGCGCCGTCCGGGCGGCCTCATCGATGCTCGACAGCCCCGTGCGCTCGGTGACCCGGGACAGGAATTCGTCGTGCGTCATCGTCCTCTCCCCGTGGGTTGAGCGGCCAGTTCCACC
Proteins encoded in this region:
- a CDS encoding esterase/lipase family protein is translated as MSIRAVAAVFGLCGLACSNQEVGEDPPPVVETPAEVVACRERIASKTAEVQAAGIDISTWSIQDAPEMAEITTTVPQNQDNYRTYDGKYRPLTNHPGCSVTNLYYDKTNTAGTTPYKDGNNDGKWTGNSAFGGPNAATGFIDGDKAKIEGYPCAAKEYTQNSEDSSKPIVILVHGNSTRPHTWEKFLLTPGTPVNTATENVQFTADSTSRDQLAEKLIAQRFRVIAVDFRTDVVTSIDPSANASTQNSSGNIDHGWATPILQSLVKAVMRNNPNRKVALVGHSLGVTVARDAVRRLYVEWSSGRSGGINPFPQLSHVILGSGANHGVSTYDTQPNSLCAANDTMRGTIVCEMGSRSNYVQTYFHKPLNGPRDLFATPCADGDYAFGKTGQCGNNVVKYYTLTMTDKTKGTNYQDFYVSEAASRIEMDGCVTNTLTTLNDYDTSGYFVNGFIANHFGSMRSNAGVDLTLRYLAE
- a CDS encoding MFS transporter produces the protein MTALDATSSRSVFRHRDFRVFQVARLCAVLAVQIESVAIGWQVYELTGSALALGYTGLAQFLPFLAFSLLGGQMADRVDRRAIIAVCQGVMLLCSLLLLIFTLGHIRDVRFVYGVLVLFGTARAFYAPAGSALTPYLVPREELTRAVAVNSTTWQMASIAGPAVGGLLYGWLGAAGVYITSASLCALTVGWILSLKVRTGSASSEKLSFATLVAGLRFVRRQRMLLGSITLDLFAVLMGGAVALLPIYARDVLHTGPWGLGLLRGAPAVGAALVAVFLALRPVGGRAGWKMFGAVAIFGLATLVFGVSRSLPLSLLALAVAGAADMVSVVVRHTLELVATPDDMRGRVGAVNLMCIGASNELGEFRAGGLAESVGAVHAVVAGAVGTLVVVALWAWLFPELRRVDHLESARR
- a CDS encoding GAF domain-containing sensor histidine kinase, which encodes MHPENGSFEGGAPEDPRQQAPTRMERELLELQHIISRQRRMEALRRTALLDTPSEEAFDRLARLTTRTLHVPVSLVTLVDRDRQFFKSCVGLPPPWCDVRQTPLTYSFCIHVVATGQPLVINDAREHPVLKENLAVDQLNVVAYAGYPLKTPSGEILGTLCAIDTKPRDWKDEELGILKDLAASVMTEIELRATRELEGQARAAEAARVEADAARQRFALLAELSGALAEEADLGRALTLAVRLSVPLVADGCVLDLLQEDGRLQREAVAHVDLQEEQRLRGVSEPPALYAPDTGGSPSVEGHLRLGDAAGSSIRLTLVGRGRVLGAIGFTTVPPRRLGDTEVELARDVARRVALAVDNARLNQELVDAVRSRDRFLSIAAHELRTPLMTLRLQSQSLLRRIREGQAYASERVMAKAEVVERQVERLIHLVDELLDIARVREGRLRFHPEDLDLSEVARDVSVRFREELARSGSTLVLRSEGSLRGQWDRLRLEQVMTNLLSNAVKYGQGRPITVQVTGDEHAARLSVRDEGIGIAERDQARIFERFERAVSEQHFSGLGMGLWIVREILSCMGGTISVHSEPGKGSIFTVELPWRTAAVPGPLLH
- a CDS encoding threonine aldolase family protein, which encodes MNPRHLSRGEFLALTGLLSGSALLRGTAEAATPPAPTPAGKGAPGPGPSREEMEKVRRECRASLTSGMPVNAGDELIRIGEWVKRQGVSRDFYGNGEFVQSFEKRVAGLLGFEDGCYMPTGTMGQLAVLRMYADASGNRRVGLHPSSHHVLHESDAHAVMHGLREVLISPWTRPLLASDVRDAKDPLGTVSVELPVRWLGGQLQTWEQLEELKRTCREKGVKLHMDGARLWECQPYYGRSYAVICRGFDSVYVSFYKMVGALGGAMVLGSSDFVRTARTWRHRHGGNLYQMLPYVASAAMRLDDVLARIPGYVKRAKSLTEALAADSRLTVLPRPVQTNMFRVFLRGDPAALTRQRDRIAREDKVWVAGGFSPTRVPGVVETELQVGEGLGDIKDADMARAFSRLCDAAG
- a CDS encoding DUF2267 domain-containing protein — its product is MTHDEFLSRVTERTGLSSIDEAARTARAVLEVVGARLTRGELQVLAEDLPAPITGMLRSGAHGQDFDLTELYVRVAGREHVRRGFAVEHTGVVCQVLAEALSEAALHRLHEDLPGPLGALFTPRESRERFEYVHLDPARRHTLSGGRPGSQHPLSEARPERAHTHSVARSDNPHEDTKLSSTSGLTQEREHETLATGHPGARLARGDDED